A region from the Streptosporangium sp. NBC_01756 genome encodes:
- a CDS encoding helix-turn-helix transcriptional regulator gives MDRDYAKPLDVPALARVALMSPGHFSRSFRAAFGETPYSYLMTRRIERAKALLRRGDLTVTEVCFTVGCASLGTFSSRFTELVGESPSSYRARRHDEGAAVPACVAKIHTRPVRNGGSKPASS, from the coding sequence ATGGACCGCGACTACGCGAAGCCGCTCGACGTTCCGGCGCTGGCGCGCGTCGCCCTCATGTCGCCGGGCCACTTCTCCCGCAGCTTTCGCGCCGCCTTCGGGGAGACGCCGTACAGCTACCTGATGACGCGCCGCATCGAGCGGGCCAAGGCGCTGCTGCGGCGGGGCGACCTGACGGTGACGGAGGTCTGCTTCACGGTCGGCTGCGCGTCGCTGGGGACGTTCAGCTCGCGGTTCACCGAGCTGGTCGGCGAGAGCCCCAGCTCGTACCGGGCCCGCCGCCATGACGAGGGCGCCGCCGTCCCGGCCTGCGTCGCCAAGATCCACACGCGACCGGTCAGGAACGGAGGATCGAAACCCGCCTCCTCCTGA